A section of the Salvelinus fontinalis isolate EN_2023a chromosome 33, ASM2944872v1, whole genome shotgun sequence genome encodes:
- the LOC129832347 gene encoding leucine-rich repeat and fibronectin type III domain-containing protein 1-like protein isoform X3, whose translation MDRLIFSLLVLAVSTRGQLCPKRCMCQNLSPSLAILCAKTGLLFVPTVIDRRTVELRLTENFITAIRRRDFANMTSLIHLTLSRNTISQIMPYTFEDLKRLRALHLDSNRLSVIRDDHFRGLTNLRHLILANNQLHEISPHAFDDFTGTLEDLDLSYNNLVDIPWETIGRLTNVNTLNMDHNLIEHVPQGIFTNLHKLARLDMTSNKLKKIPPDPLFLRIPVYAKAKGSPQSSLVMSFGGNPLHCNCELLWLRRLTREDDLETCASPPDLTAKYFWTIPEEEFICDPPVMTRKSAKTFTMEGQPTSLKCKANGDPDPEIHWISPEGRLISNTSRTVTFSNGSLDINITSMKDSGTFTCIASNAAGESTGQVELVVNLLPHLANSTNRLREPDPGPSDILTSAKSTSTTGNDTRRNQEGRVLMAELTASSVLIKWPYQNHVPGIRMYQVQYNSSLDDTLIYRWSTFPVADMVAVWTVERT comes from the coding sequence ATGGACCGGCTCATCTTCTCCCTGTTGGTGCTGGCCGTctccaccagggggcagctgTGCCCCAAGCGCTGCATGTGCCAGAACCTGTCCCCCTCGCTGGCCATCCTCTGTGCCAAGACGGGCCTACTCTTCGTGCCCACCGTCATCGACCGGCGCACCGTGGAGCTGCGTCTCACTGAGAACTTTATCACAGCCATAAGGAGGCGGGAttttgccaacatgactagtttGATCCATCTGACGTTGTCCCGCAACACCATAAGCCAGATCATGCCTTACACCTTCGAGGACCTCAAGCGGCTGCGAGCGCTGCACCTGGACAGCAACCGGCTAAGTGTGATCAGGGATGACCACTTTCGGGGACTCACCAACCTTAGGCACctgatcttggccaacaaccagcTGCACGAAATCTCTCCCCACGCCTTTGACGACTTCACAGGAACCCTGGAAGACCTGGACCTGTCCTACAACAACCTGGTGGACATCCCCTGGGAGACGATAGGTCGTCTAACCAACGTCAACACCCTTAACATGGACCATAACCTTATAGAGCATGTGCCCCAAGGAATCTTCACCAACCTGCACAAGCTGGCGCGTCTAGACATGACTTCCAACAAGCTGAAGAAGATCCCACCGGATCCACTTTTTCTGCGCATCCCTGTCTACGCTAAAGCCAAAGGATCTCCTCAGTCGTCATTGGTGATGAGTTTTGGTGGGAACCCGCTCCACTGTAACTGTGAGCTGCTGTGGTTGAGGAGGCTGACCAGAGAAGATGACCTGGAGACTTGCGCCTCTCCTCCAGACCTCACAGCCAAGTACTTCTGGACCATCCCCGAGGAGGAGTTCATCTGTGACCCTCCGGTCATGACCAGGAAGTCTGCCAAGACCTTCACCATGGAGGGCCAGCCAACCAGTCTGAAGTGCAAGGCCAACGGAGACCCGGACCCAGAGATTCACTGGATTTCCCCTGAGGGCCGTCTGATCTCCAACACATCAAGGACTGTCACCTTCAGCAATGGCAGCCTGGACATTAACATCACCTCCATGAAGGACTCTGGAACCTTCACCTGCATTGCCTCCAACGCGGCGGGGGAGTCCACGGGCCAGGTGGAGCTGGTGGTCAACCTCCTACCCCACCTGGCCAACAGCACCAACCGGCTACGGGAGCCCGACCCTGGCCCTTCAGACATCCTGACTTCGGCCAAGTCCACCTCAACCACGGGCAACGACACACGGAGGAACCAGGAGGGAAGGGTGCTGATGGCGGAGCTGACAGCTAGCTCAGTGCTGATCAAATGGCCATATCAGAACCACGTCCCTGGGATCAGGATGTACCAGGTCCAGTACAACAGTTCCCTGGATGACACGCTCATCTACAG